Part of the Candidatus Omnitrophota bacterium genome, TATCAGTATATTGATTATGGTGATAAGGTCTGTTCAGAAAGAAATAGCCCCTTTTATGCCGCATACCGCAGATTTAATCGGCCAACAGTTAGGCAGCAATACTATCAGCAAGGGTATGCCGCTTTTCCCGCGCATACAGGCAAAAGAATAATAGGTATATGTTTGTCGATACGCACTGCCATTTAGACTTTCCGGAATTCGATTCAGACAGAGAATCTGTGATTAAGAACGCTGTTAAAAAAGGCGTTTTAACGATGATTAACATAGGTTCTGATATTTTATCCTCGCAAAATTCTGTTAGCCTTGCCGATACTTACGGCTGTATTTATGCATCTGTGGGAATACATCCCCATGATGCCGATAGTTTCGACAGCACAGGATTAGAAGCGATTAAGAAGTTGGCTGTCTGCAAAAAAGTTGTTGCTATAGGAGAGATAGGCCTGGATTATTTCAAGAATTATTCTTCGCAGGATGCGCAGAAGAAGATGTTCGTTGAGCTGGGGGTGTTAGCCGCCCAGCTTCAACTGCCTGTGGTTGTTCATTGCCGTAATGCAGAGGAAGACACACTCAGTATCATCAGGGATATTAAACCTGCTAAAGCTGTCATACATTGTTTTTCTGGTGATGAGCAGTTCTTAAAGGAATGCCTGGACCTCGGGCTTTTTATTTCCTTTACATGCAATATAACATATAAAAAAGCCGATAAGTTAAGGGCGGTAGTCAAGTTATCGCCATTAAACAGGGTAATGCTTGAGACAGATGCTCCTTACTTAGCACCTGAAGGTTACCGGGGCAGAAGGAATGATCCGGCTCACATAAGCACTCTTGTAGCCGAGATGGCAAGGATCAAGGATTTGAGTATTGAAGAGGTAGCTTCTGTAACGACAGCAAATGCAAAGTCATTTTTTGGGTTAAAATGAATTCAAAGGTTTCAGTAGTTAAATGTAATGATTATAGCCTTGATGCGGTTTATAATAGCGTTAAGGAAGCTGTCGGTATTTTGGGCGGCTTAGATAAATTTATAAGGCCTAAAAGCAGGGTTCTGGTAAAGCCAAACCTGTTAATGGCTGTACCGCCTGAAACAGCGGTAGTCACTCATCCTTCGGTGGCCAGGGCAGCGATACGTCTGCTTAAGGAGCTTGATTGCCGAGTGGTTGTTGGTGATGGTCCCAGTGTATGGGGAGGCAATATTGAAAATATCGAAGATGTATATAGGATATCCGGGATAGAGCATGCTTGCAGAGAAGAGGCGGTAGAGTTAATAGATTTAAAAAAGAGGCGCTGGAGAAAAAAATTCCCTCTGGCAGCAGTATTGGATGAGTGTGATCATGTTGTTAATCTGCCTAAGGTCAAAACCCACAATTTTACTGTCATGTCTTGCGCAATAAAGAATCTTTTTGGCCTAGTCAGCGGCACATATAAAACAGAGCTGCACAAGATATATTTTGAGCAAGATGATTTTGCTGATATGCTGGTTGATATATATGAAGAAGTAAAGCCCTGCCTTTCGATTGCAGACGGGATATTGGCTATGGAAGGCGACGGCCCAGGGACATCGGGTAAGCCCAAGGCACTGAATCTTTTGCTTGCCAGCAGCAATGCAGCGGCTCTGGATTCAGTGGTATCTTTAATAATGGGCATGAACCCGCAAGATGTGCCGACAATACGTAAGGCAGCCTCCAGGGGCTTAGGGCCGGCGGATATGGATAATATAGAAATACTCGGCCAGGACATAGACAGCATAAAAGATAAATCATTTTTATTACCGCAGGCCAGTTTTGTTAAGGGAAAGATCCCTAAATCAGTATTAAGGTTAGCTAAAAGCCTTATTAAATATTATCCGTGCGTTGAAAGGGATAACTGTATATCTTGTGCTGCCTGTATAAGAGCATGCCCTAATAAATGCATATCTTTTAAGAGGGAGATCATTTCTTTTGACTATAAGAATTGTATTTCCTGTTTTTGCTGCCAGGAGGTTTGTCCGAAATCAGCGATAAAAACAAAGAAGAGCATCCTGGCTAAATTGATCGGTTTGTAGAATATGAGCTTTCATTCTAGATTAGCTAGCTTAAGGGACAGGCTTGATCGCGAAATAACTTATGGTACGATTATAAAGGCAATGAAGCTGGCAAGGCAAGGTTTACTTAAAGCCGAAGAAGCAGGCTTATTGGCAGAGCAAAATTATTTCAGGGGACAAATTGCCCTTTTGCGCAAAAATTACGCTACTGCTATAGAGTATTTTGATTCTGCCATCAAACTAAACCCTAAAGACGGAGCTGCTTATAATGACCGGGCTCTGTGTATGGTGGAGCTGGGAATAATAGAAGAAGCGTTTGAGTATTTTGATAAAGGTATTAATGCCGAACCCGATTATTCAACTGTTTATCATAATAAAGCCTGGTTGTTAAATAATATCGGCCGGTATACGGAATCGGTAGTTTATTTTAATAAGGCCCTTAGCCTTGATAAGGACAGGGCAGTAACTTATGACGGCTTAGCTGATAGCCTGTATAATTTGGGCGATATAAAGGGGGCATTGAAGGCGTATAAAAAAACCTTGTCTTTACTTAAAGATGGTCAATGCCGTTCAATAAAAAACCAGATAATTGAAAAAATAAGACTGCTGGAAGGTGAAATCCAGAATCAGGGAGAATATGGGTATGGGCATAAAGACAATTGATTGGGCAAATAATAGTATAAAACTTATTGATCAGACACTCTTGCCGGGCCAGTTTAAATATATTTATATTGATGATTTAAACGGGATTTGGAATGCAATAAAAGAAATGAAGGTGCGCGGCGCACCTGCCTTAGCTGCAGCTGCGGCTCTTGGTGTTTATGTTGGCTGTAAGGACAGCAGGGCCCGGAGTTTTAGCGAGTTTAGCGGAGAAGTAAACAGAATAATCGCTTTTATAGGTTTAAGCCGGCCGACTGCCAGGAACCTTTTTTGGGGCTTGGAGAGGATGCGAAGAGTAGTAACTAATAGTTACGGCTTGAAGCTTGCGGAGATTAAGAATGCTCTATTAAACGAAGCCAGGGCTATAATTAATGAGGACCGTAAAGCCTGCAGGAGCATCGGAAATCATGGAGCCAAGCTGTTTAAAAACGGGGATAGTGTTCTTACTATCTGTAATACCGGCATATTGGCGACCGTGGATTACGGCACTGCCCTGGGAGTGATATATAGCGCAGTTAACAGCGGAAAAAAAATAAAAGTATATGCCTGCGAGACCAGGCCTATGTTCCAAGGAGCAAGGCTGACCAGCTGGGAATTGAAGAGGCACAAGATCGATGTTACACTGGTATGCGACAGTATGGCAGCAGCCCTTATGAAGCAAGGGAAAATAGATAAGGTTATAGCTGGCGCTGACAGGATCGCAGCTAATGGAGATACCGCAAATAAAATCGGCACTTACAGCCTGGCAGTATTAAGTAGATATCATAATATACCTTTCTATATAGCTGCCCCGGAATCAACTATAGATAAAACATTAAGAAGCGGCAAGCATATCGTTATTGAAGAGCGTAACCCTAAGGAGCTGACGGACATGTTTTTTAAAAAACCAATAGCGCCAAAAGGGGTAAAAGTCTATAATCCAGCTTTTGACATTACCGATAATAAACTGATAAGTGCAATAATCACCGATAAAGGAACAGTATTTCCACCTTTTAAAAATAAGCTTGTGAGATTGTAAATGACAAAAAATAAGCTGATCAGCAGCCTGGGAGAATTTGGCCTTATTAATAGCTTTAGCAGCAGGATTAAAAATGATTCTTCTGTTTTAGTGGGCCCGGGAGATGATTGTGCTGTGATAAAATGGGACAAGGCTAAATTATTGCTTTTTAGCTGTGATATGATAATTGAAGGAGTCGATTTCCTGGCTCGGGATAAACCAGAGTTAATAGGCAGAAAGGCTTTGGGGGTATCAATAAGTGATATAGCCGCCTGTTCAGGCGTCCCAAAATATGCCGTAGTTTCCATCGGGTTGCCCAGAAAATCTAAACTTGAAAAAGCAAAAAGAATATTTAATGGCCTCAATTCTATTGCAAGAGAATATAGTATTAACATTGTCGGCGGTGACTTAAGCGACAGTGATAGGCTTGTTATTGATACGAGCATATTAGGATTTGTAGAAAAACGCAGGCTTGTATTGCGTAGCGGTGCTAAGCCCGGTGATGTTATATTTGTAAGCGGTGCGCTTGGAGCTCTCGGGTCCGGAAAGCATTTTAAATTTATTCCCCGGGTAGAAGAAGCAAGATACCTGACCGCAAGATTCGATATTAGCGCAATGATAGATATCTCTGACGGCTTGGTGCAGGATTTAAAGCATATAACAGATAGAAGCTCCGTTGGTGCATTGGTTTATTATTCAAAGATACCACTGGCAAGGGGCGTTAAAGATGCAAGGCGTGCGCTTGCCTCAGGTGAGGAGTTTGAGCTGTTATTTTCTTTGCCGAAGAAGCAGGCAGCCAAGCTTATCATGGAGAGAAAATATAAATTTACTCCAATAGGAGAGGTAGTTGACAAGAAAAAGGGATTAAAGTTAATCGGACCTTCAGGCAGGGAAATGGATATTTGCCGATTCAGCGGTTACAGGCATTTTTGACATATGAAAATAATTTCTCATTCTCCGGAAAATACCTTTAAACTTGGAAAGAATCTTGCCCGCTATGTTTCTAAAGGCGACATCATTTGTTTGTCGGGACAGCTGGGTTCGGGAAAGACTGTATTTGTCAAGGGTTTAGCTGCAGGCTTAGGCATAGATAAAGAAGAGGTTATCAGCCCAACTTTTGTTATAGTCCGTAAATATGAAGGCAGGATTAAGTTGTTCCATTTGGATCTATATAGAATAATTATGCCTTTTGAGTTAGCAGATTTAGGCTATGATGAGCTGCTTTATAATGATGCAGTTTCCGCCATAGAATGGCCGGAAAAGCTCGGAAATTTGATGCCCGAGAATTTTTTAAAGATAGACATATCTATTATTGATAACGGCAGGATTCTTGGGTTTGTTCCCATGGGCAGGCATTACCAAGAAGTAACCAGGAGCTTTTATGAGGATATTAGGAATAGACACAAGCAGTAAGAATTTTTCGTTAGGCCTATTTAAAGATGGAAGGGCATATTCATACAATCTGGAGACCGGAGCCAAATTATCGGGATTAATTCTAGAGGCTATTACTGAGACCGTTAATTCAACCGGATGCAAGATAGGTGAGATCGATTATTTTGCCTGTGGTTTGGGCCCGGGTTCATTTACAGGCATAAGGATAGGCGTATCTGTCATAAAGGCGCTTAGTTGGTCGCTAAGAAAACCTTCTTTTGGATTTTCCAGCCTTGATGTTATTGCCAGGAATATGGCGTTTTCAGACGGTTATATTGCAGTCGTTACAGATGCCAAGAGGGGCCTGGTGTATCACGGTTTGTATAGGATAAAAGATCACTCCTGCCTGAGAGTCGGAAAATTGAAGTTAGCCAATATAGATTCTATCTTAAGCGGTATAAAGCATAAATGCATATTTACCGGAGACGCTATAAGTTTCTATAAAGAGAAAATCTTAAACAGCCGTAAATGTTCGGCATTAGCTGATAAGGACATGTGGTATCCAAAGGGCCATAATATAATTAATCTATGCTTAGAAAGGGTAAAGAAACCATTCAAGGAAGATTTGAACCCTATTTATCTGTATCCTGAAAATTGCCAGGTTAAGAGGGTGAATGTATCTTGAGGCTAATTCAATAGTGACGGATTTTAATTATTGTATCATTGAGATGAATGTTATTTATATCGGAGCGTATGAATGAAAGATCGGCATGCTATAGGGTTTAGGCCAACATGGGCTGAAATAAACCTGAATAACCTTGAGTATAATTTTAAACAGTTATCTAAGATTGTCGGCCCTGGCGTTAAAGTAATGGTTACAGTCAAGGCCGATGCTTATGGCCATGGGTTGATTAAGGTATCCAAGAAGCTTGAGGCGCTCGGGGTCGATTATCTGGGAGTAGCCTCTATAGATGAAGGCATAATGTTGCGTAAAGCAGGGGTCAATACGCCTATATTAATATTAGGGGTGGTGCTTAAAAATGATATCGGCCCGATATTTGAATATGATCTCAGTGCCACGGTTTGTTCTAAAGAACTGGCAATTGCCCTGAATAAAAAGGGCAGAATGCTGTTTAAGGCTGCCAAGGTGCATGTAAAGATAGATACTGGCATGAACAGGATAGGCGTATTATCTGAAGACGCAGTCAGGTTCATAAAATGGCTTAAGAAAATGGAATATATTGATATAGAGGGGGCTTTTACTCATTTAGCATTCGCAGATTTAGACCGTAATTTTACCAATAAACAAATAAATATATTTAGCAACATTATAAGTTCTCTTGGCAAAAACAATATCAATATCCCTATAATTCACGCTGCTAATAGCATGGGTGTTATTAATTACAAAGACAGCCATTTTAATATGGTCAGGCCGGGATTGGTAATATACGGGTTGTATCCTGTCCGCGATCTAAAAATAATACTTAAACCGGTTTTAAGCCTTAAGACAAAAATAATTTATAAAAAAGTGGTGCCAAAAGGCTCAGGTATCAGCTATGGCCATATCTATATAACAAAAAAAAGGACGACTATAGTCACATTACCGATTGGTTATGGAGATGGCTATCCGCGCATTTTATCAAATAAGGCAGATGTTTTAATAGGCGGAAGGCGCTTTAGGATCAGCGGAAGAATATGCATGGACCAGATTATGGTTGATGTCGGAGATTTTCCTGTTAAGGTTGGCCAGGAAGTGGTTTTGATAGGCAGGCAGTTAAATAATGAAATCAGTGCTGAAGAATTATCCGTTAAAAGCAGTACCATACCTTATGAGATAGTTTGTGGATTAGGCAGCAGGATACCGAGGGTGTATATAGATTAGTTCACTGTTTACAGATCACAGTTCGCGGAGATAGTTAAATATTGCTGTGAACTAGTTAGGGTATTTTACTTATTAAATACAGGCCGATGCTTAGAGCGATGATATGGCTTAGTGTTGCTGCAGTTAAGGGGGGCAGTACTCCTTTTTTCCCCAAGGCTATACTTACCGCATTCATGCCATAATAGAGGAATCCCATCATAATTGATAACCCCAATGATGATATCCCCGCAGCACGCCTTCTTATAACGAATGAGAACGGTATCCCCAGGATTATTATTACCAGGCTGGTAAACGGAGAGGCAAATCTCTGGAAGAGCTCTACCTTGAGGTTGTTTATGACGTTTTCTGCCCCGCTTTTTGACAGCCTCCATATGTAATCATCAATTTGCGCGATGGTCATTAGATCTGTCCGCTGTCTTTGGCTAAGAAAGTCTTTTGGGGTTTCAGCTATGGCCATTATTTCCTGGTCAAAATAAACCGGCTCATCTTTAATCTGGCCGTTCTGGTCGAAATTATAGGTTATACACTGAAAAAATTTCCATAACCCATTCTCATATACCCCTTTAGAGGCCACTATTTTCTTTACTATATTCTGTTTCTGATCTTGCTCGAGTATGGTGATCCCAAACATGGTATTCGTGGCAACGGAAAATCTCTTAATGAAAAAAAGCCTGTTTCTCAACCCATACATGGAAAGATTAGTGATATCCTCCTGTTTTGTTTCTGTTGATTTCTTTGGGTTGCTTTTTTCCATATCTTCTTTTATTGCTTCCGTAGTCGCGGAGGCATTCGGGACAAATTTGTCATTTACCCAAAATACAAGCATGCTTATTATAGCTCCGAAGAGCACCACTGTTTTAGTAATCTGGAATATACTCATCCCTGCAGAGCGCATTGCAATAAGCTCATTGCTGGTATTTAGCTTGCTAAAGGTATATAGCGTGCTCAATAGGCATGATATGGGCGTGACTTGGACAAATATTATCGGCAAAAATGAAAGGTAATATTTAATCAATACAGATAATCCTACTTTCATTTTAAGGAAATCATCCAAGTGCGAGAATATATCTACGACTACATAGAGGAAAAGGAATGTCAGGGTGCAGCCGATAAATATCCCGACTACAGATTTTAAAATATATCTATCTAGTATGCGCATATTTTATAGGTAAGAAAGGCGCCGATTAAGATAAATAAAATATTTGGCAGCCACATAGCGATCATCGGATCCATTTGCCCCTGTAAACTCAAGGCTTCTGAGCCCATTAATAAAAGGTAGTATATACCTACGACGACAAACGCTATGCCGAAGTTGATGGATTTTTCCCTTCTTTTTGTCATGATCGCAAGAGGCACACCTAAAAGTATGAAGACAAAACAGGAGAAGGCCAGTGATATTTTCTTGTTTATTTCGGTTATAAGAGGAGAGGGGTCAATACCTTCCTTTTTGACGGTATTTACTTCCTTTTTAAGCTCTTGTATTGTCATATCTTTAGGTTTTTTGTTTATCTCTTTGCTATCCTGGGCATTATTCATATTCAGGGTCATGAAGTAGGTCTTAAAGTTGAGTTTGTAAAAATTACTTGGGTTTTCAGGGTCAGGTTCATCAGAACTCCCGTCAATCAATTTAAGCTTGACCATATTTTTTTCTGGATCTGCAACAAATTCGCCTCTTTTTGCAACGATTGTCCTGGTCGGTTTATCATCTCCCTGGGGTTCATATATACGTATGTTGCTTAATTTATTCTGATCAATACGATAGATAAATAAAATATATTTCTCAAAGGAATCAATGAAGACCCCGGGTTCAAGGGCAGCGGCAGGGTTTTTAATCCCTACTTCAATGAGAGTTTTTCTTGCCGCGAAATGTGCATAGGGGATAACCCTGTCGTTAAAGACCACCAGGACCAGGCTGAGGAGTGTGCCGGTAATCAGAAGGGGAAAAATAAGTTTAAAAAGGTTAATTCCGCTTGCCTTAATAGCGATTATTTCATTATCGCTGGATAACCTGCCAAGGGAGAGTAAAACGGCGGTCAATGCTGATATTGGCAGGGTGTAGGTTAACAAGTAAGGCGCCATAAATAAGAACAGTTTTGCTACATTGAAGATATCAACACCCTTATTGATTATCAGGTCGGCGATCTTGATCAGATTACCGATAAGCATTACGAAAGTAAGGACCCCCAGGCTTAAAAATAAAGGGCCCAAGAATTCTTTTAAAAAGTAATCTCTGAGTATTTTCATATTTAATTTGCTAGCGTTAAGGCAAATACTATATTAGCTCCGGATTTTTTTAAAACACAGGCTGCTTCAGAAAGAGTAGCGCCGGTTGTAAACACATCATCTACGAGCAGTATATTCTTGCCCTTGATTGCAGAGGTCTCTATTGTGCGGAAAGCGTTCTTGATATTTATAAAACGCTCTTGTCCGTTAAGTTCTGCCTGTGATCTGGTGTTGACTACTCTAGATAAGGCGTTGTTTAAGACAGGTTTACTTAATATCATGGAAAGACGTTCCGCTAAGAGCTGCGACTGGTTAAATTCCCTTTCTCTGAGCCGTGCGTTGTTTAGCGGTATAGGAACCAGGAAATCTATAAACCTGATCGGTATCTCATATTCGTTAATAAAATTAATCAGTAGGTTCGCCAGCGGCTTATTTA contains:
- a CDS encoding TatD family deoxyribonuclease, with translation MFVDTHCHLDFPEFDSDRESVIKNAVKKGVLTMINIGSDILSSQNSVSLADTYGCIYASVGIHPHDADSFDSTGLEAIKKLAVCKKVVAIGEIGLDYFKNYSSQDAQKKMFVELGVLAAQLQLPVVVHCRNAEEDTLSIIRDIKPAKAVIHCFSGDEQFLKECLDLGLFISFTCNITYKKADKLRAVVKLSPLNRVMLETDAPYLAPEGYRGRRNDPAHISTLVAEMARIKDLSIEEVASVTTANAKSFFGLK
- a CDS encoding DUF362 domain-containing protein, which codes for MNSKVSVVKCNDYSLDAVYNSVKEAVGILGGLDKFIRPKSRVLVKPNLLMAVPPETAVVTHPSVARAAIRLLKELDCRVVVGDGPSVWGGNIENIEDVYRISGIEHACREEAVELIDLKKRRWRKKFPLAAVLDECDHVVNLPKVKTHNFTVMSCAIKNLFGLVSGTYKTELHKIYFEQDDFADMLVDIYEEVKPCLSIADGILAMEGDGPGTSGKPKALNLLLASSNAAALDSVVSLIMGMNPQDVPTIRKAASRGLGPADMDNIEILGQDIDSIKDKSFLLPQASFVKGKIPKSVLRLAKSLIKYYPCVERDNCISCAACIRACPNKCISFKREIISFDYKNCISCFCCQEVCPKSAIKTKKSILAKLIGL
- a CDS encoding tetratricopeptide repeat protein, coding for MSFHSRLASLRDRLDREITYGTIIKAMKLARQGLLKAEEAGLLAEQNYFRGQIALLRKNYATAIEYFDSAIKLNPKDGAAYNDRALCMVELGIIEEAFEYFDKGINAEPDYSTVYHNKAWLLNNIGRYTESVVYFNKALSLDKDRAVTYDGLADSLYNLGDIKGALKAYKKTLSLLKDGQCRSIKNQIIEKIRLLEGEIQNQGEYGYGHKDN
- the mtnA gene encoding S-methyl-5-thioribose-1-phosphate isomerase; amino-acid sequence: MGMGIKTIDWANNSIKLIDQTLLPGQFKYIYIDDLNGIWNAIKEMKVRGAPALAAAAALGVYVGCKDSRARSFSEFSGEVNRIIAFIGLSRPTARNLFWGLERMRRVVTNSYGLKLAEIKNALLNEARAIINEDRKACRSIGNHGAKLFKNGDSVLTICNTGILATVDYGTALGVIYSAVNSGKKIKVYACETRPMFQGARLTSWELKRHKIDVTLVCDSMAAALMKQGKIDKVIAGADRIAANGDTANKIGTYSLAVLSRYHNIPFYIAAPESTIDKTLRSGKHIVIEERNPKELTDMFFKKPIAPKGVKVYNPAFDITDNKLISAIITDKGTVFPPFKNKLVRL
- a CDS encoding thiamine-monophosphate kinase produces the protein MTKNKLISSLGEFGLINSFSSRIKNDSSVLVGPGDDCAVIKWDKAKLLLFSCDMIIEGVDFLARDKPELIGRKALGVSISDIAACSGVPKYAVVSIGLPRKSKLEKAKRIFNGLNSIAREYSINIVGGDLSDSDRLVIDTSILGFVEKRRLVLRSGAKPGDVIFVSGALGALGSGKHFKFIPRVEEARYLTARFDISAMIDISDGLVQDLKHITDRSSVGALVYYSKIPLARGVKDARRALASGEEFELLFSLPKKQAAKLIMERKYKFTPIGEVVDKKKGLKLIGPSGREMDICRFSGYRHF
- the tsaE gene encoding tRNA (adenosine(37)-N6)-threonylcarbamoyltransferase complex ATPase subunit type 1 TsaE: MKIISHSPENTFKLGKNLARYVSKGDIICLSGQLGSGKTVFVKGLAAGLGIDKEEVISPTFVIVRKYEGRIKLFHLDLYRIIMPFELADLGYDELLYNDAVSAIEWPEKLGNLMPENFLKIDISIIDNGRILGFVPMGRHYQEVTRSFYEDIRNRHKQ
- the tsaB gene encoding tRNA (adenosine(37)-N6)-threonylcarbamoyltransferase complex dimerization subunit type 1 TsaB translates to MRILGIDTSSKNFSLGLFKDGRAYSYNLETGAKLSGLILEAITETVNSTGCKIGEIDYFACGLGPGSFTGIRIGVSVIKALSWSLRKPSFGFSSLDVIARNMAFSDGYIAVVTDAKRGLVYHGLYRIKDHSCLRVGKLKLANIDSILSGIKHKCIFTGDAISFYKEKILNSRKCSALADKDMWYPKGHNIINLCLERVKKPFKEDLNPIYLYPENCQVKRVNVS
- the alr gene encoding alanine racemase is translated as MKDRHAIGFRPTWAEINLNNLEYNFKQLSKIVGPGVKVMVTVKADAYGHGLIKVSKKLEALGVDYLGVASIDEGIMLRKAGVNTPILILGVVLKNDIGPIFEYDLSATVCSKELAIALNKKGRMLFKAAKVHVKIDTGMNRIGVLSEDAVRFIKWLKKMEYIDIEGAFTHLAFADLDRNFTNKQINIFSNIISSLGKNNINIPIIHAANSMGVINYKDSHFNMVRPGLVIYGLYPVRDLKIILKPVLSLKTKIIYKKVVPKGSGISYGHIYITKKRTTIVTLPIGYGDGYPRILSNKADVLIGGRRFRISGRICMDQIMVDVGDFPVKVGQEVVLIGRQLNNEISAEELSVKSSTIPYEIVCGLGSRIPRVYID
- a CDS encoding YjgP/YjgQ family permease, whose protein sequence is MRILDRYILKSVVGIFIGCTLTFLFLYVVVDIFSHLDDFLKMKVGLSVLIKYYLSFLPIIFVQVTPISCLLSTLYTFSKLNTSNELIAMRSAGMSIFQITKTVVLFGAIISMLVFWVNDKFVPNASATTEAIKEDMEKSNPKKSTETKQEDITNLSMYGLRNRLFFIKRFSVATNTMFGITILEQDQKQNIVKKIVASKGVYENGLWKFFQCITYNFDQNGQIKDEPVYFDQEIMAIAETPKDFLSQRQRTDLMTIAQIDDYIWRLSKSGAENVINNLKVELFQRFASPFTSLVIIILGIPFSFVIRRRAAGISSLGLSIMMGFLYYGMNAVSIALGKKGVLPPLTAATLSHIIALSIGLYLISKIP
- a CDS encoding YjgP/YjgQ family permease; this encodes MKILRDYFLKEFLGPLFLSLGVLTFVMLIGNLIKIADLIINKGVDIFNVAKLFLFMAPYLLTYTLPISALTAVLLSLGRLSSDNEIIAIKASGINLFKLIFPLLITGTLLSLVLVVFNDRVIPYAHFAARKTLIEVGIKNPAAALEPGVFIDSFEKYILFIYRIDQNKLSNIRIYEPQGDDKPTRTIVAKRGEFVADPEKNMVKLKLIDGSSDEPDPENPSNFYKLNFKTYFMTLNMNNAQDSKEINKKPKDMTIQELKKEVNTVKKEGIDPSPLITEINKKISLAFSCFVFILLGVPLAIMTKRREKSINFGIAFVVVGIYYLLLMGSEALSLQGQMDPMIAMWLPNILFILIGAFLTYKICAY
- a CDS encoding ComF family protein, with amino-acid sequence MFISLLKGIKDIIYPRVCIACNTKISEDASIEKLICLKCWEKIGRNKPPFCQQCGRQLQRKNINKSICDGCVRSNVYFDRAFSPYRYEGAIKKLIHNFKYNNKKFLNKPLANLLINFINEYEIPIRFIDFLVPIPLNNARLREREFNQSQLLAERLSMILSKPVLNNALSRVVNTRSQAELNGQERFINIKNAFRTIETSAIKGKNILLVDDVFTTGATLSEAACVLKKSGANIVFALTLAN